In Saccharolobus solfataricus, a genomic segment contains:
- a CDS encoding serine/threonine protein kinase, producing MVKISCFIYPTYSKEVEEELRKAGFDYAYSFGQKNLGSLKVLGKGKTGIVVLVEPYKVLKIRRTDAPKETLEIEAKLQIKAGEEVAPRVYDYGKNFILMEYIHGRNLMKNERRETIIDLLERARILEEKLIEHKELSRPWKNVIVSYNRTYIIDYDSATIKEKPRNVTKLLSNYLNRRDLGVKYSKSEITFDQLLSQLF from the coding sequence TTGGTTAAAATAAGCTGTTTTATCTACCCTACTTATTCTAAAGAAGTTGAAGAAGAGCTAAGAAAGGCGGGATTTGATTACGCGTACTCATTTGGTCAAAAGAACTTAGGGAGTTTAAAAGTATTAGGGAAAGGAAAAACTGGAATAGTAGTATTAGTTGAACCATACAAAGTCCTAAAAATAAGGAGAACAGATGCTCCTAAAGAAACCTTAGAAATTGAAGCAAAATTACAAATCAAAGCCGGAGAGGAAGTAGCACCAAGGGTTTACGATTACGGTAAGAATTTTATTTTAATGGAGTATATACATGGGAGAAATTTAATGAAAAATGAGAGAAGAGAAACAATAATTGATTTACTAGAAAGAGCTAGAATTCTTGAAGAGAAACTCATAGAGCATAAAGAATTGAGTAGACCATGGAAAAACGTAATAGTCTCGTATAACAGAACGTATATTATAGATTACGATTCTGCGACAATAAAAGAGAAACCCAGAAATGTCACAAAACTACTTTCAAACTATCTAAATAGGCGTGACTTGGGGGTCAAGTATTCTAAATCTGAAATAACTTTTGACCAGCTCTTATCTCAGTTGTTCTAA